One window of Alkaliphilus metalliredigens QYMF genomic DNA carries:
- a CDS encoding indolepyruvate oxidoreductase subunit beta, translating into MNKLIKNIMFAGVGGQGLILMTRIISQAAMKDDFDIKSNDVVGLSQRGGMVWGNVRIGKKIFSPNIRPGEGDILVAMEPLEALRWSAKLRDDGLIIMNSKRFYPTIVQQEKEEYPEVAIEDLKANMNVIEINAFEEAKNLGKKQVANVMLLGILAKHLEIKVETWKETIKDNVPEKAIDLNMQAFDLGYVYQG; encoded by the coding sequence GTGAATAAATTGATAAAAAATATTATGTTTGCAGGAGTCGGTGGACAAGGGCTGATCCTGATGACTCGAATCATCTCCCAAGCAGCCATGAAGGATGATTTTGATATTAAAAGCAATGATGTTGTGGGACTATCACAAAGGGGGGGGATGGTCTGGGGAAATGTTCGAATTGGTAAAAAGATATTTTCACCTAATATTCGACCAGGAGAGGGAGATATACTGGTGGCGATGGAGCCCCTGGAGGCCTTGAGATGGAGCGCTAAGCTAAGGGATGATGGGCTGATCATTATGAACTCAAAGCGGTTTTATCCCACCATTGTTCAGCAGGAAAAGGAAGAATACCCTGAGGTTGCCATTGAAGATCTAAAAGCCAACATGAATGTAATTGAAATCAATGCCTTTGAAGAAGCAAAAAATCTAGGGAAAAAACAAGTGGCTAATGTCATGCTCTTAGGTATCCTGGCAAAGCACTTGGAAATTAAAGTGGAGACATGGAAGGAAACCATTAAGGATAATGTACCAGAAAAAGCCATTGATTTAAATATGCAGGCATTTGACTTAGGGTATGTATATCAGGGGTAA
- a CDS encoding thiamine pyrophosphate-dependent enzyme: MDGKAGEKRALTGNEAIARGFYEAGGVVASSYPGSPTVEILEKTKVYEEIYGEFSTNEKVALEVGIGGSFSGARAMVSMKHVGVNIAADPLMTFTLTPTNGGFLLVTGDDPGLASSQNEQDNRVLGKFAHLGILDPSDSQEAKDYTKKALEISEHFEIPMLLRITSRLCHSRSVVVLEDRQEVKSKGINRSKEKFCMIPPGSRRAQMFMKERLQKLEEYAYDTELNTLEEKQGSDTLLITSGLVYYNLKEVEPEASIWKLGLVYPISKKRAKEITSQYKRIIVIEEMMPFIENELKLMGIECEGKKYFEYTGELDVPDIEEGLYQAGLLKNKPEGSKRFVETVSRPPLFCTGCPHRPTFDILKKSKAKVVVGDIGCYSLAALFPFEQSNSIISMGASIGMTKGIRKAMSLTKEEEPLVTVIGDGTFFHSGLPTFVNLLHQKKDNENMTFIVLDNRTTAMTGGQHNGSSGLYNERDDMRVGIKTLLETMGFDRIKEINQYDYKAAEKLFKEEIAYEGLSIIVVNGPCALRYNLEKPYFYVDPKICISCRACIRTNCPPLRMIEYEGIEKLKSSIDKDMCVGCSVCAQVCPVNAIKSSKASEKEGE; this comes from the coding sequence ATGGATGGAAAAGCGGGAGAAAAAAGAGCATTAACTGGGAATGAAGCCATTGCAAGAGGGTTTTATGAGGCAGGAGGGGTGGTTGCTTCCAGTTATCCTGGCTCACCAACAGTGGAGATTCTTGAAAAGACCAAAGTATATGAAGAAATTTACGGAGAGTTTTCCACTAATGAAAAAGTCGCATTAGAAGTGGGCATTGGAGGATCTTTTTCAGGAGCTAGGGCCATGGTTTCAATGAAGCATGTAGGGGTCAATATTGCAGCGGACCCATTGATGACATTTACCTTAACCCCTACCAATGGCGGTTTTTTACTGGTCACTGGAGATGACCCTGGATTGGCTAGCTCTCAGAATGAGCAGGATAATCGTGTTTTAGGTAAGTTTGCTCATTTGGGAATTTTAGATCCCTCCGATAGTCAAGAAGCAAAGGATTATACAAAAAAAGCATTGGAAATTAGTGAGCACTTTGAAATACCCATGCTTTTAAGGATTACAAGTCGTCTTTGTCACAGCCGTAGTGTGGTTGTATTAGAGGATCGGCAAGAAGTGAAGTCCAAGGGGATTAATCGAAGTAAAGAAAAGTTTTGCATGATTCCGCCTGGTTCCCGAAGAGCACAAATGTTCATGAAGGAACGATTGCAAAAACTCGAGGAGTACGCCTATGATACTGAATTAAACACTTTAGAAGAAAAGCAGGGAAGTGACACATTACTCATCACCTCTGGGCTTGTTTATTACAATTTAAAAGAAGTAGAACCGGAGGCCAGCATTTGGAAACTAGGTCTGGTTTATCCCATCTCTAAAAAGCGAGCTAAGGAAATCACCAGTCAATATAAGCGAATCATTGTCATTGAAGAAATGATGCCTTTTATTGAAAACGAATTGAAGTTGATGGGCATTGAATGTGAAGGAAAAAAATACTTTGAGTATACAGGTGAATTGGATGTACCGGATATTGAAGAAGGACTCTATCAAGCTGGTTTATTAAAAAACAAACCAGAAGGTTCTAAACGATTTGTAGAAACTGTGTCAAGACCTCCTTTATTTTGCACAGGCTGTCCCCATAGACCAACCTTCGATATACTGAAAAAATCTAAAGCGAAGGTGGTAGTAGGGGATATTGGTTGTTACTCCTTGGCAGCGCTGTTTCCCTTTGAACAATCGAATTCCATCATCAGTATGGGAGCCAGTATTGGGATGACAAAGGGAATTCGTAAGGCAATGTCATTGACAAAGGAAGAGGAACCACTGGTGACGGTGATTGGAGATGGCACATTTTTCCACTCGGGATTACCGACCTTTGTGAATTTATTGCATCAAAAGAAGGATAATGAAAATATGACATTCATTGTATTAGACAACCGAACTACTGCCATGACTGGAGGACAGCATAATGGAAGCTCTGGGCTCTACAATGAAAGAGATGACATGAGAGTGGGCATTAAAACATTATTAGAGACCATGGGATTTGATCGTATTAAAGAAATCAATCAATATGACTATAAAGCGGCAGAGAAGCTTTTTAAAGAGGAGATTGCCTACGAAGGATTGTCCATCATTGTGGTTAATGGTCCCTGTGCACTACGATATAACCTTGAAAAACCATATTTCTATGTGGATCCTAAAATATGTATTAGTTGTCGGGCTTGTATTCGAACAAACTGTCCACCCCTTAGAATGATTGAATATGAAGGAATTGAAAAGCTTAAATCATCTATTGATAAAGATATGTGTGTTGGATGTAGTGTCTGTGCCCAGGTTTGCCCTGTCAATGCCATTAAGTCATCAAAGGCTTCAGAGAAGGAGGGTGAATAA
- a CDS encoding branched-chain amino acid aminotransferase, with product MSKAVNIDWSTLGFSYMKTDFRYVSKWKDGQWDDGALVEDNNLSISESSTALHYGQQCFEGLKAYRTKDGEIQLFRPDQNAKRMKNSCSRVLMPEVSEEKFIDACIQVVKANEAFVPPYGTGATLYLRPFVIGVGDNLGVRPAPEYIFSVFCVPVGAYFKGGVAPVNFMTSEFDRAAPYGTGAAKVGGNYAGSLFPHQVAVKKGFADCIYLDPATHTKIEEVGAANFFGITTDDKFVTPISPSILPSITKYSLMHVAKEYLGLEVEERDALVDNLGEFKEAGACGTAAVITPIGGISHKDNLHVFHSETEVGPVTKKLYDTLCGIQFGDVKAPEGWIVKVK from the coding sequence ATGAGTAAAGCAGTAAATATCGATTGGAGTACATTAGGTTTTAGCTACATGAAGACTGACTTCCGTTATGTATCAAAATGGAAAGATGGACAGTGGGATGATGGCGCATTAGTAGAGGACAATAACCTATCCATCAGTGAATCTTCAACTGCTCTACACTATGGGCAACAGTGTTTTGAAGGATTAAAGGCCTATCGTACTAAGGATGGCGAAATCCAGTTATTCAGACCAGACCAAAACGCGAAAAGAATGAAAAACAGCTGTAGTCGTGTGCTTATGCCTGAGGTTTCAGAAGAAAAGTTTATTGATGCTTGTATTCAAGTTGTCAAAGCTAATGAAGCTTTTGTACCACCATATGGTACTGGTGCAACTCTTTACTTAAGACCCTTTGTGATCGGAGTTGGAGACAACCTTGGTGTTAGACCCGCTCCCGAGTATATTTTCTCTGTGTTTTGCGTTCCTGTAGGCGCTTATTTCAAAGGTGGAGTGGCCCCTGTTAACTTTATGACCTCTGAGTTTGACCGCGCTGCACCTTATGGTACAGGAGCTGCTAAAGTAGGGGGAAACTATGCAGGAAGTCTTTTTCCTCATCAAGTTGCAGTCAAAAAGGGTTTTGCTGATTGTATTTACCTTGATCCTGCTACACATACAAAAATTGAGGAAGTTGGCGCTGCAAACTTCTTTGGTATTACAACCGACGACAAATTCGTCACACCAATCTCACCTTCCATCCTTCCAAGTATCACTAAATACTCTTTAATGCATGTTGCTAAGGAGTATTTAGGCCTGGAAGTAGAAGAAAGAGATGCCTTAGTGGACAACCTAGGTGAATTTAAGGAAGCAGGAGCTTGTGGTACTGCTGCTGTAATCACACCAATTGGTGGCATTTCTCACAAAGACAACCTTCATGTTTTCCATAGTGAAACTGAAGTAGGACCTGTAACAAAGAAGCTTTATGATACTTTATGTGGCATCCAATTCGGTGATGTAAAAGCACCTGAAGGATGGATTGTAAAGGTAAAATAA
- a CDS encoding tRNA 2-thiocytidine(32) synthetase TtcA, with product MSEIAGEGCEQLIPMGERKLLEEIERSLITKYRKNIWSKFTKAIKEYNLIEEGDKIAIAISGGKDSLLMAKLFQELHRHGTANFQMEFIVMDPGYHESIKALLVDNCKHLEIPVHIFEARIFEVAEKMAKEYPCFMCAKMRRGALYQKAQELGCNKLALGHHYNDVIETTMLNLLYTGNFKTMLPKLKSTNFEGMEIIRPLYLIEEEAIIDFTESSGIWPLNCACMVAAKKIGNKRHQVKDLIKTLKTSISDADKSIFRATHNVNMDCILGWQKDGEKHSYLDFYEE from the coding sequence ATGAGTGAAATTGCAGGGGAAGGCTGTGAGCAACTAATTCCCATGGGTGAGCGTAAATTACTTGAAGAGATTGAACGGAGTCTCATTACAAAATATCGTAAAAATATTTGGTCTAAATTTACCAAGGCCATTAAAGAATATAATTTAATTGAAGAAGGTGATAAAATCGCCATTGCCATTTCAGGCGGAAAGGATAGTTTGCTGATGGCAAAGCTTTTTCAAGAACTTCACCGTCATGGAACCGCAAACTTTCAGATGGAATTCATTGTGATGGATCCAGGCTATCATGAGAGTATCAAAGCATTACTCGTTGATAATTGCAAGCATTTGGAAATACCCGTGCATATTTTTGAAGCTAGGATCTTTGAAGTAGCTGAAAAAATGGCAAAGGAGTACCCTTGCTTTATGTGTGCCAAGATGAGAAGGGGAGCCCTATATCAAAAGGCCCAGGAGCTAGGGTGCAATAAGCTGGCCCTTGGACACCATTATAATGATGTGATAGAAACCACAATGTTAAACTTACTTTATACAGGAAATTTTAAAACCATGCTCCCGAAACTAAAGTCCACGAATTTTGAAGGGATGGAGATTATCCGTCCTCTTTATTTGATAGAGGAAGAAGCAATTATTGACTTTACTGAGAGTAGTGGCATTTGGCCTCTTAATTGTGCCTGTATGGTGGCAGCAAAAAAGATCGGTAACAAACGTCATCAGGTGAAGGATCTTATTAAAACATTGAAGACTAGTATTTCCGATGCGGATAAATCAATTTTTAGAGCCACACATAATGTGAATATGGATTGTATTCTAGGATGGCAAAAAGATGGAGAAAAGCATTCTTATTTAGATTTTTATGAAGAGTAA
- a CDS encoding ABC-F family ATP-binding cassette domain-containing protein encodes MSILTVKNLTHGFGDRAIFNNVSFRLLKGEHIGLIGANGEGKSTFMNIITGKLEPDEGQVEWAKKVRVGYLDQNTSLEKGMTIRDALKGAFQYLFDVETEMNEICDKMADASPEELEHLLEDMGSIQDTLTNNDFYIIDAKVEEIARGVGLDEVGLEKDVHDLSGGQRTKVLLAKLLLEKPDILLLDEPSNYLDEQHIEWLKRYLQEYENAFILISHDIPFLNSVINLIYHMENQELNRYVGDYASFGLVHEAKKQQSEAAYRKQQQEITELKDFVARNKARVATRNMAMSRQKKLDKMDVLELAKEKPKPEFNFKCSKSPGKLIFETNDLVIGYEEPLSKPLNLRMERGQRIALVGANGLGKTTLLRSILGQIHAVSGSVELGDYLEVGYFEQEIKEANYKTCIEEVWQDFPSYTQQQIRAALAKCGLTTQHIESKIVVLSGGEQAKVRLCKLVNQESNLLILDEPTNHLDVDAKEDLKRALKEYKGSILLISHDPDFYRDIATDIWNCETWTTKLV; translated from the coding sequence ATGAGTATTTTAACAGTAAAAAACCTAACCCATGGCTTTGGTGATCGTGCCATCTTTAATAATGTTTCCTTTAGACTTTTAAAGGGTGAACACATCGGATTAATTGGAGCCAATGGTGAAGGTAAATCTACTTTTATGAATATTATTACTGGAAAACTAGAACCCGATGAAGGTCAGGTTGAATGGGCTAAAAAAGTCCGCGTTGGATACCTAGACCAAAATACTTCTCTTGAAAAAGGAATGACCATCCGCGATGCCCTCAAGGGAGCCTTTCAATATCTTTTTGATGTTGAAACAGAGATGAATGAAATCTGTGACAAAATGGCCGATGCCTCTCCAGAGGAATTAGAACATTTGTTAGAGGATATGGGAAGCATTCAGGATACCTTGACCAATAATGACTTTTATATTATTGACGCAAAGGTTGAAGAGATTGCCCGCGGCGTGGGTTTAGATGAAGTTGGATTAGAAAAGGATGTTCATGATTTGAGTGGTGGACAAAGAACAAAGGTTTTATTGGCTAAACTTTTATTGGAAAAGCCTGATATCTTATTATTAGATGAGCCTAGTAACTATTTAGATGAACAGCATATTGAATGGTTAAAGCGCTATCTCCAGGAATATGAGAATGCCTTTATTTTGATTTCCCATGACATTCCCTTCCTTAATAGTGTGATAAACTTGATCTACCATATGGAAAACCAAGAACTCAATCGTTACGTTGGTGACTATGCTAGCTTTGGTTTGGTCCATGAAGCTAAAAAACAGCAGTCCGAAGCCGCCTACCGAAAGCAACAGCAAGAAATCACTGAACTTAAGGATTTCGTCGCCAGAAACAAGGCACGGGTCGCCACCCGAAACATGGCCATGTCTCGACAAAAGAAGTTAGATAAGATGGATGTACTTGAGTTAGCCAAGGAAAAACCTAAGCCTGAATTTAACTTCAAATGTTCTAAATCTCCTGGAAAGTTGATCTTTGAAACAAATGATCTTGTCATCGGATATGAGGAGCCCCTTTCTAAACCATTGAATTTGCGGATGGAACGAGGACAGCGTATTGCATTAGTAGGTGCCAATGGATTAGGTAAAACAACATTACTACGAAGCATTCTAGGACAAATCCATGCAGTTTCTGGCTCTGTGGAGCTAGGGGATTATCTTGAAGTTGGTTATTTTGAACAGGAGATCAAGGAAGCCAATTATAAAACCTGTATCGAAGAAGTATGGCAGGACTTCCCTTCATACACCCAACAGCAGATCCGTGCTGCCTTAGCTAAATGTGGTTTAACCACACAGCATATTGAAAGCAAGATTGTGGTTTTAAGTGGAGGAGAGCAAGCCAAGGTTCGTCTTTGTAAGCTCGTCAACCAAGAAAGCAATTTACTGATTTTAGATGAGCCTACCAACCATCTTGATGTTGATGCCAAAGAAGACTTAAAGCGTGCTTTAAAGGAATACAAAGGAAGCATTCTTTTAATCTCACATGATCCTGATTTTTATAGAGATATTGCAACGGATATTTGGAATTGTGAAACCTGGACCACAAAGCTTGTCTAG
- a CDS encoding M24 family metallopeptidase, whose product MHQNRLDKLLKNMRDASIPQLILSDPNAIFYLTGKWIHPGERMLALYLNVSNQHLIFINELFPVHEELGIDKVWFKDTDDPIQLLAQYIQPHTTIGVDKSWPAMFLLDLMKYKKESTFVNGSSLIDTIRMTKDKHEIRLMREASKTNDFTMTGIINLISEHTTEKKMTQLVNNIYEELETEGPSFSPIIAYGANGADPHHSPDHSQLKKGDSIIIDIGCRMDSYCSDMTRTVFYRAVSPKAKEVYHIVKEANRRAISAVKPGVKFCDIDSAARDYIESKGYGEYFTHRTGHSIGLEVHDYGDVSAINTDTVAPGMIFSIEPGIYLPGEFGVRIEDLVLVTKSGCEVLNQFSKDLQIVE is encoded by the coding sequence ATGCATCAAAATAGACTTGATAAGCTATTAAAAAACATGAGGGATGCGTCTATCCCCCAACTTATTTTATCTGATCCAAATGCTATTTTTTATTTAACTGGTAAGTGGATTCATCCAGGTGAAAGAATGCTTGCCCTTTATCTAAATGTATCCAACCAACATCTGATTTTTATTAATGAACTCTTCCCGGTTCATGAGGAGCTTGGCATTGATAAGGTTTGGTTTAAGGATACAGATGATCCAATCCAGCTACTTGCTCAATACATTCAACCTCATACAACCATTGGTGTTGATAAAAGTTGGCCTGCAATGTTTTTATTAGATTTAATGAAATATAAAAAGGAAAGTACCTTTGTCAATGGCTCTTCCCTCATCGACACCATTCGAATGACAAAGGATAAACATGAAATACGTTTGATGCGAGAGGCTTCAAAGACTAATGACTTCACCATGACCGGTATCATTAATTTGATTTCTGAACATACAACTGAAAAGAAAATGACACAGCTTGTCAATAATATATATGAGGAGCTTGAGACCGAGGGACCTTCCTTTAGTCCAATTATTGCCTATGGGGCCAATGGGGCCGACCCTCACCATAGTCCAGATCATTCACAATTAAAGAAAGGTGATAGCATCATTATTGATATTGGCTGTCGAATGGATTCATATTGTTCTGACATGACAAGAACCGTATTTTATCGGGCTGTTTCACCTAAGGCAAAGGAAGTTTATCACATAGTTAAAGAGGCAAATCGAAGAGCCATTTCTGCGGTGAAGCCTGGGGTCAAATTCTGTGATATCGATTCAGCAGCAAGGGACTATATTGAGTCAAAGGGATATGGTGAGTACTTTACCCATCGAACAGGTCATTCCATTGGCTTAGAGGTTCATGATTATGGTGATGTTTCAGCTATCAATACAGATACAGTGGCGCCAGGAATGATTTTTTCAATCGAGCCCGGTATTTATCTGCCAGGAGAATTTGGGGTACGAATTGAAGACTTAGTATTGGTAACAAAGAGTGGATGCGAGGTACTGAATCAATTTAGTAAAGATCTTCAAATTGTTGAGTAG
- a CDS encoding spore coat protein, translating to MNTEQVITSKSGVMKIGKTVSNELPQVKDPSINIRDMLNDVLLMEKHNLVSYQIGINEIINDDLRQIVINNRDQLQQIHTKHFSELFNLGEYQANVATQTEVADLIDIFTGYQTQLPFQQ from the coding sequence ATGAATACAGAGCAGGTCATAACTTCAAAGTCAGGTGTAATGAAAATTGGAAAGACTGTTTCAAATGAATTACCACAGGTGAAAGATCCCAGCATCAATATACGAGATATGTTAAATGACGTACTGCTAATGGAAAAGCATAATCTAGTAAGCTATCAAATTGGAATTAATGAAATCATTAACGATGATTTAAGGCAAATAGTAATCAATAATAGGGACCAACTACAACAAATACATACAAAGCATTTTAGTGAACTATTTAACTTAGGCGAATATCAAGCGAATGTTGCAACACAAACTGAAGTTGCGGATTTGATTGATATTTTTACAGGCTATCAGACACAACTTCCATTTCAACAGTAG
- a CDS encoding capping complex subunit for YIEGIA: MGKGEGSIKGILAYITTDKNRYLGGEPLALLVKDKEELVKISDTIAETFLADIVELSNGDYMIIKK; encoded by the coding sequence ATGGGAAAAGGTGAAGGATCAATCAAAGGTATTCTGGCATATATTACAACTGATAAAAACCGATATTTAGGTGGTGAGCCCCTAGCATTATTAGTCAAAGACAAAGAAGAGTTAGTTAAAATATCTGATACAATTGCAGAAACTTTCTTAGCAGATATCGTAGAATTAAGTAATGGAGATTATATGATCATAAAAAAATAA